The DNA window GGCCAATAACCAGTCTGCCAAAATCGTAAAAGATATCTTCTCTGAAGCGAATGACCTTAAACAGGCATATGCCAAGAGACCTCAGGGCGAACTGGAGAAAAAAGAGATCGTAGCACTGATCGCTTATCTTCAACGATTAGGTACGGATATTAAAACAACCGAGATTAAAACAGCAAGCAATAATTAACATTAAAAGGTTCAAGCATGATTCCTCAGAACTTTAAAGATATATTATCCAATACAGACAATGCTGGTTTTTACCAGACGCTGGCTCTGATTTTCTTTATGCTGTTCTTCGTAGCGCTGGTGGTCTATGTATTCAGCAGACCCAAGAAATACTACCGTGAAGAAGAAGAGGCCCCTCTGCAGGATGATGAGGATGAATTGAATTCAAAAAATTAAACAACCATTATGAAACAAAGGACACCGGTTTTCGTAAACATTTTAATAATAATCGGACTTTTAATAGTTTTTTATTATCTGTTTGTACAGAGCTACTCGTTTTTAGGTTCACCATATTTCTGGGGGACAGTGGTTATCGCAGGTATTTTAGCCTATATCCACAGCGCCATCGGTGACCTGATTGAAAACAATAAATTCAAAAGGTTATCACAGGAGGAAAAGGCTGCTTACCTGGCAGAGAAAAGAATCCCTTATTTCAAAAGACTGTATGATGCTGCCTTTAAAAAGCAGACTGCATCTGAGGAAAAAGATATCCTTATTGACCATGGTTTCGACGGAATTATGGAACTGGACAACCAGTTGC is part of the Chryseobacterium camelliae genome and encodes:
- a CDS encoding cbb3-type cytochrome oxidase subunit 3, encoding MIPQNFKDILSNTDNAGFYQTLALIFFMLFFVALVVYVFSRPKKYYREEEEAPLQDDEDELNSKN